TCAGTAAAGGATACGACAATAAGCTGCTAAAAGAGTTAAGGCTAATTGCCACCACCATAAAGCTGCGTATTTTATATTAAAAAAACAAAAAGGCGGCATCGGCGAGATACAGCCTTTTGCTCTTAATTTAAGATTTCCTGCAATTTACTATGCAGTTCTTCGCCTCGGAGATTTTTGGCAACGATTTTGCCTTCGGGATCAATCAGGAAATTAGCGGGTATACCACGTACCCCATAGAGTTTCGCTGCTGCATTATTCCAAAACTGCAGATCAGAAACCTGCGTCCAGCTTAGACCATCATCCTGAATTGCCTTCAGCCATGCTGCCTTACCATTTGGACGATCCAGTGAAACGCCCAGTACCGTGAAATTCTTATCCTTAAACTTATTATACGCTTCTACCAGATTAGGGTTCTCTTGCCTACAAGGGCCACACCAACTTGCCCAAAAATCGATCAACACATATTTCCCTTTAAAAGAAGAAAGAGCAACAGGGTTATCGGTAGTATCGTTCATGCTAAACTCCGGAGCAGGTGATCCGATACTCGTTCCTTTTGCCAAGGTCAACAGTTCACCATATTCGCTACCTATTTTACTTGTTTTCACCTCATTTGAAAGCTTACCGTAGAACTCCTCCGCTTTTTCATAATCTCTGCCCGGGTCTACCAGCGATCGCAACGTATACATACTCACCAACGATTGCGGGTTATCCCTAATAAAGTCTCCCAGAATATTCTGATGTTTTGTTTGTAAGGCCTCGTAGCGTTCCTGA
This Olivibacter sp. SDN3 DNA region includes the following protein-coding sequences:
- a CDS encoding TlpA disulfide reductase family protein — encoded protein: MKKFIIVAITMIPVLTYAQQTFTVKGKVGKLNSPAKAYISYRVEGENQLDSSEVANGDFTFTGSVEDPLSAVLVLAHEGEPVMELESPDILPIYLEQGEINIQSADSLSNATLSGTPLNDDQAVLNKALSTVKGDEAEIMEMYYGASDEQRASAEFQKAFQERYEALQTKHQNILGDFIRDNPQSLVSMYTLRSLVDPGRDYEKAEEFYGKLSNEVKTSKIGSEYGELLTLAKGTSIGSPAPEFSMNDTTDNPVALSSFKGKYVLIDFWASWCGPCRQENPNLVEAYNKFKDKNFTVLGVSLDRPNGKAAWLKAIQDDGLSWTQVSDLQFWNNAAAKLYGVRGIPANFLIDPEGKIVAKNLRGEELHSKLQEILN